A window of Microbacterium hominis genomic DNA:
CACGCTGCACGACGCCGTGTCGGAGTGACGGTGACGGACGCCGTGACGGGGAGCGCCGAGCCCTGAAGCGCCTCTCTCCCACCGCGCTGATCGTCGCGGGGGTGGTCCTGGTGGCCGTCCTCGCGACGATCTCGCTGTTCGTCGGCGTCGCCGACCTCGACGCATTCGTGCTGTTCGCGAGCCGCGTGCCGCGCACCGTGTCGCTCATCCTCGCCGGGGCGGCCTTCGCGATCACCGGCCTCATCATGCAGCTGCTCACCCGCAACCGCTTCGTCGAACCCGGCACCACCGGAGCGACCGATGCCGCCGGCCTCGCCCTCCTCGCCGTGCTCATGGCGGTGCCGGGCGTCCCCATCGGGGCCAAGGCTGTCGCGGCCTCGCTCGGCGCGATGGTCGGCGTCATCGGATTCCTCGCCCTCGCCCGGCGCATCCCGTCGCGCTCCAGCGTGCTCGTGCCGATCATCGGCATCCTCTACGGCGGCGTGATCGGCGCCGTCACGACGTTCATCGCCTACCGCGCGGACGTGCTGCAGGAGCTGCTCAGCTGGGGCGTCGGCGACTTCTCGGGCATCCTGCGCGGCCGCTACGAGATGCTCTACCTCGCCGCCGCGGCGGCCCTCATCGCCTGGATCGCCGCCGACCGCTTCACCGTCGCGGGACTCGGCGAGGATGCCGCGCGCGGCCTCGGACTCGACACCCGCGCCGTCCTCGGCCTCGGCGTGGGGATTATCGCCGTCGTGACCGGAACCATGGTGGTCGTCACCGGCGCACTGCCCTTCCTCGGACTCATCGCCCCGAACATCGTCAGCCGCCTCATCGGGGACAACATGCGCCGTGCCGTGCCGCTTGTCGCCCTGCTCGGGGCCTCGCTCGTGCTGGCATGCGACCTCATCGGCCGCCTGGCCCGCTTTCCGTTCGAGATCCCGATCTCGGTGGTCATGGGCGTCGTGGGCGGAATCGTCTTCCTGTGGATGCTGCTGGGCGGCGCCCGCGAGAGAACCGGAGCCCCCGCATGACCCGCACCGGCACCGACCGGCGCGCCGTCGGTCCCGCACCCGCCGTCGCCGATGTCGCCCGGCGCGCGCTCCGAACCCCCGAGCGCCGGCTCCTCGCCCTGGCTGCCCTGGCGCTGCTGATGATCGCGCTCTTCGTGTTCACGGATCTCCCCGGCAGATGGGAGTACGCGCTCGGCCTGCGCGGGCGCACCGTGGCGGGCATGGTCATCGCCGCCGCGGCTGTGGGCGTGGCGACCGTGCTGTTCCAGACGATCACGGCGAACCGCATCCTCACGCCCGGCATCATGGGCTTCGACGCCGTCTTCCTGGCCATCCAGGTGGTCACGGCCTTCGCGATCGGCCCGGCCGTGCTGGTCGGCGCCCCGCCCCTCGCGTCGTGGCTGGTCGAGCTCGTGCTCATGGCGGGGTCCATCTCGCTGCTCTACTGGTGGCTGTTCCTGCGACGACGCCTCGACCTCCACGTGATCGTGCTGGCGGGGCTGGTGCTCGGCGTGCTGTTCCGCTCGGTCACCGCCTTCCTGCAGCGATTGCTCGACCCCGACACGTTCGCCATCGTGCAGAACCTCGCCTTCGCGAGCTTCACCTCGGTCGACCGCGAGCTGCTGGTGCCTACCGGGGTGCTCGTGGCAGCGGCGATCGGCTCGCTGTGGCCGATCCGCCGCTCCCTCGACGTGCTCTCCCTCGGCGAGTCCGCCGCGATCTCCCTCGGAGTGGACCACCGGCGCACGGTGATGCACACGGTGCTCGCGATCGCGGTGATGGTCGCGGCATCCACCGCCCTCGTGGGACCGGTGACGTTCTTCGGCCTGCTGGTGGCGAATCTGGCCTACGGCGCGGTCGGGCATCGGCACCTGCGCAGCATCCCGGCCGCCATCGCGATCGGAGCGATCGCCCTCGTCGGCGGGCAGTTCGTCCTGGACCGGCTGCTGGGCTTCGGCACCGAGCTGCCCGTGGTCATCGAGTTCGTCGGGGGACTCTTCTTCATCGCTCTCATGCTGACCGGAAGGGCACGCTGACATGATCGAGATCGATCACCTGACCAAGCGCCACGGCGCGGTCGTCGCCATCGACGACGTCGCGCTGGCGATCGGACGCGGCGTGACCGCCGTCATCGGCCCCAACGGCGCCGGCAAGTCGACGCTGCTGGCCGCGGTCGGCCGTCTGATCGGGGTGGATGCCGGCACCGCGCGCGTCGCGGGGCTCGACGTGATCACCGCGAAGTCGCGCGCGCTGGCCAGGCGCCTGGCCATCCTGCGGCAGGACAACCACCTCGCCGTGCGGCTCAGCGTCGAGGACCTCGTCGCGTACGGTCGCTTCCCGCACGGCGGGTCGGGACGCACGCCGGTCGATCGCGAGCACGTCGACGGTGCGATCCGCAGACTCGACCTCGAGTCCGTGCGCACCCGCTTCCTGGACGAGCTCTCCGGCGGGCAGCGTCAGCGCGCGTTCGTGGCGATGGCGATCGCGCAGGACGCCGACCACCTGCTCCTGGACGAGCCCCTCAACAACCTCGACCCGCGCCACAGTGTGAGCCTCATGAAGCTCGTGCGCCGGCTCGCCGCAGAGCGGGAGATGACGATCGTCGTCGTGCTGCACGACATCAACGTGGCCGCGCAGTTCGCCGACGACATCGTCGCCATGCGCGACGGCCGCGTGGTGCATCACGGCCCCGTCGACGAGGTGGTGACCGCGCAGAACCTCGCCGCCCTGTACGACACGCCTGCTCACGTGACCGAGGTCGCCGGACGGCGGGTCGTGCTGTGGGAGTGAGCGTGACCCGACCTTCCCCGAACCGAGTGCAGACTGGAGACACCATGACCCCCACCCACATCGCCCCGACCTACGCCCTCGCCCGTCAGGGCCTCGATATGCGATTCCGCTTCGCCCGGCTCGTCGAGCGGTCGTGGCTCACCGAGGAGTACGTGCGGGTGCGCCTGCGCGGCGACGACCTCGTCGGCTTCGCCTCGCTGGGCGCCGACGACCACTGCCGCGTCTTCTTCCCGGCGGGCGGCGAAGAGCCCGCCTCCGTCGAGGAGATGCGCGCGGCGCCCAGTCGCGAGTACACGCCCTTCGCGTTCGGCGAGGACTGGCTCGAGCTCGAGTTCGCGATCCACGGTGAACCGGGCGACCGGGGCGTGGCCGCAGAGTGGGCGGCCACGGCGCCGCTCGGGTCTCTCGTCGGGGTCGGCGGGCCGCGCGGCTCGATGATCATCGAGGGGCGGCCGCAGGTGTGGTTCCTCGCGGGCGATGAGACCGCCGTGCCGGCGATCCGCCGCTTCGCGGCATCCATGCCCGCCGACGCCGTCGGCACCGTGCTCGTCGAGGTGCCCGACGCCGCCCGCGAACTCGCCGTCGAGGCGCCGGCCGGCGTGGGCGTGGAGTACGTGCACCGCGGCGACGCGCGCGGGGGCACGGCGCTGGCGGAGCGGCTCGACGCGCTCGGGGCGGAGCACCGGCCGGACGGCGACGTGTTCGTCTTCATCGCCTCGGAGCAGGCCATCGTCAAGACGGGCCGGGCGCTCGCTGTCGACCGCTGGGGGCTGGAGGCGGATCGCATCGTGGTGAAGGGCTACTGGAAGCGCGGCGACGTCGAGTTCCACGCCCCGCATTGAGCTGCCGCCCGGTGTCGGCGACCGGGCGTAGCCTGAACGGGTGCGTGCCGACACCGACCCGACCAGTGCCCGCGATCAGCTCGCGGCGCTCGTCGCGGCCGCCTCGGGGGCGAGCCCGGCGCCTCCCGCGCCGGGTGAGCGGCCGGCTGCGGTGCTCATGCTGTTCGGAGTGCTCGACGGTCGCCCGAGCGATCGCGCGGCGCAGGCGGGCGCGGTCTCCCGTGACCTCGACGTGCTGCTGCTCGCGCGCGCCCGCACGCTGCGGTCGCACCCGGGCCAGATCGCCTTTCCGGGCGGCCGTATCGACTCCGGTGACGCCTCACCCGTCGACGCGGCGCTGCGCGAGGCCGTCGAGGAGACGGGGCTCGACCCGGCCGGCGTCGACGTGCTGGGCGTGCTCGAAGACGTGCCGCTGCTGTACTCGGGGCACCGGGTCACACCCGTGGTGGCGTGGTGGCGTGCGCCGTCGCCGGTGGGGGTGGTCGACGTCGCCGAGTCGGCGGCGGTGTTCCGGGCGCCCGTGGCCGACCTGCTCGACCCCGCCCAGCGAGGTGTCACCGTGATCCGGCGTGACGGGCAGGAGTGGCGCGGCCCCGGGTTCCTCGTGCACGATCGCACCGGCGACCACCTCGTGTGGGGCTTCACCGGCATGCTGCTGGACGGCCTGTTCGATCGCCTGGGCTGGACGGAGCCGTGGGATGCCGCGAGGGAGTTGCCGCTCGAGTACCCGGTCGCCGAGGTCTGAGCGCGGCTCCGATGACGAGCAGCATGCGGGTGCTGAGCGCCGAGCAGGCGCGACGCATCATCGTGCGGGCGCAGCTGCTCGACGCGGACCGGCCGGGCGACGTCGTCGAGGTCGCCGAGCAGCTCGGCGCCGTCAAGATCGATCCGACCGCCACGATCGCCCCCGCCGAGCACACCGTGCTGTGGTCGCGCATCGGCTGGTCGTACGAGGCCGGGCAGCTCGTGAAGGCCGTCGAAGGCGACCGGCTGCTGTTCGAGTTCGACGGCGCCTTCCGCCCGATGAGCCTGCTGCCGCTCATGCTGCCGGCGATGAGACGCTGGCCGCGACGGGCGAGCAGCCGTCAGTGGCTGGAGGCGAATGCACGGTTCCGCGCCGACGTGCTCTCCCGCCTCGATGCCGAGGGGCCGCTGACGGCGGCGCAGATCCCCGACACCGCCCAGGTGTCGCGCGCCCCCGACGGATGGTCGGGCTCGAACCAGGTGCCGCACATGCTCGAGTTCCTGCTGCGACAGGGCGAGGTGGCTGTCGTCGGCCGCGAGGGGCGCACCCGCCGGTGGGACCTCGCGTCGCGCGTGTACCCGGCAGATCTCCCGGTGCTCGACGACGACGAGGCAGCGCGGCTCCTCGACGAGCGCCGGCTGCAGGCGGCCGGCATCGCCAAGCAGCGCTCGCCGTGGACGCCGGTCGGCGACGCCGGCATCCCGATCATGATCGAGGGGTCCCTGCGCCGCTACCGCGTCGATCCCGAAGCGCTCGCCGCCCTCGACGCCGACGAGGCGGCGGGAGCGGACCCGGGCGGACGGGTGGCGTTCCTCAACCCGTACGACGGCATGCTCGCCGACCGCCCGCGGCTGAGCGAGGTCTTCGGGTTCGAGTACGTGCTCGAGCAGTTCAAGCCGAAGGCCCAGCGCCGCTACGGATTCTTCGCCCACCCCATCCTCCTGGGCGATCGCTTCGTCGGGATGCTGGAGGCCGAGGTCGTCCGGGGGCGAGACGGCGATGGGGGAGGGCTCCGGGTCGACGCCGTGCACGAGTTCCTGCCGTTCGAGCCGGAGGAGCACGAGATGGTGCGCGCCGAGATCGACGAGCTCGCCCAATGGCTGGGCGTGGAGGTCACGGGGGCTGTGTGAGCGGCGCAGCGTGAGCGGCGCAGCGCGAGCGGGAGGGGAGCGCATCCTCCACTCCCCAGGGGTGCGCAGGGGCGGCTGCCTCCACATCGGGGGCTTCGCGCCGTCGTGGATGCCGTCTCCCGGCCAGGCTGAGCGGCATGACCGATATCGACTTCGACGTCCGCTTCCACGAACCTCTCCGCACCGATGACCAGCTGCGCCTCGCGCTCGAGGATCTCCTGCAGTGCGCGAACCTGCCGCAGCTGTGGTTCATCTTCCTCGACGAGGACCAGCACCTGGTCGGGCCCTTCATGCCCGGCGACGGCTACCCCGACGACCCGGCCCAGCCGGTCGACACCGACGACCTCGGCACGGTGCCCAGTGCCGAGGTGATGGCGGTGCGGGTCGGGATGATCGCCGAACTGGTGGGCGCCGCCCACGCGGTACTCGTCTGGGAGCGCCCGGGGCCCGACCGCCTCACCGAGGGCGTGCGCGCGTGGGTGCGCGCCGTCGCCGCCGCGTGCCTCGCGCGGGAGGTCTCGCTGCGCGCTCAACTCCTCCTCCACGACGACGGCCTGCGCATGCTCGTTCCCGACGACTGGGTGTAGGCGCGGCGGGTGCGGGGCTAAGGTGACCAGCATGCGCGAGCTGTTCCGTCGCAAGCCGGTCACCGCCCCCGCCGAACGCGTCGGCGGGCTCACGCGCGGGCTGGGCACCTTCCAGCTGGCGATGCTGGGGGTCGGAGCGACCATCGGCACCGGGGTCTTCTTCGTCATGCACGAGTCCGTGCCGCTGGCCGGCCCCGCCGTCGTGGTCGCGTTCGTCGTCGCCGGGGTCGTGGCAGGGCTCACGGCCGTCTGCTACGCGGAGCTCGCCTCGGCCGTGCCCGTCTCCGGATCCACCTACGCGTACGCGTACGCCACGCTCGGGGAGCTCGTCGCGATGATCGTCGCGGCGTGCCTCGTGCTCGAATACGGGGTGTCGGCCGCCGCCGTCGCCTCGGGCTGGAGCGGCTACCTCGATCGGCTCATCGGCGACCTGTTCGGCTGGCATCTGCCGCCCGCCCTCGCCGCCGGCCCGCTCGAGGGCGGCATCCTGAACCTTCCGGCCGTGCTCCTGGTGGGGATGTGCGCGGTGCTCCTCATCCGGGGCACGCGGGAGTCCGCGCTGGTGAACACGATCATGGTCGCCATCAAGGTGGGCGTGCTCCTCATGTTCGCGTTCATCGCGATCACCGCGTTCCAGGTCGACAACTTCGCCGACTTCGCCCCGCACGGCGCCGCGGGGGTGACCGCGGCCGCCGGCACGATCTTCTTCACCTTCATCGGGCTCGATGCCGTGAGCACCGCCGGCGACGAGGTGCGCGATCCGCAGCGCTCGCTGCCGCGGGCCATCATGATCGCGTTGGCCACCGTCGTGACCGTGTACCTGTTCGTGGCGATCGCGGCCGTCGGCGCTCAGCCCTGGCAGGACTTCGAGCGCGAGGAGCAGCAGTCGGCGGGCCTGGCCGTGATCCTCGGGGACGTGCTCGGCGCGACCTGGCCGGCGACCGTGCTCGCCGCGGGAGCGGTGGTCTCGATCTTCTCGGTCACCCTGGTGGTGCTGTTCGGGCAGACGCGCATCCTCTACGCGATCGGCCGCGACGGGCTCATCCCGAAGGCCTTCGCGCGGGTCGATCCCCGCACGCACACTCCCGTGTTCTCCACGGTGGTGTGCGCCGGCGCGATCGCGCTGCTGGCGGGGCTCGTGCCGCTGTCGAACCTCTGGGACCTCGTGTCGATGGGCACCCTCGTCGCCTTCATCGTCGTCTCGCTCGGCGTCATCGTGCTGCGCCGCACCCGCCCCGACCTCGAGCGCTCGTTCCGCGTGCCCGGCTACCCGGTCACGCCGATCCTGTCCATCGCCGCGTGCCTGTATCTCATCGCCGGGCTCGGCTGGACGACCTACGCGTGGTTCGCCGCGTGGGTGGCGGTGGTGGTCGCGTTCT
This region includes:
- a CDS encoding NUDIX hydrolase; amino-acid sequence: MRADTDPTSARDQLAALVAAASGASPAPPAPGERPAAVLMLFGVLDGRPSDRAAQAGAVSRDLDVLLLARARTLRSHPGQIAFPGGRIDSGDASPVDAALREAVEETGLDPAGVDVLGVLEDVPLLYSGHRVTPVVAWWRAPSPVGVVDVAESAAVFRAPVADLLDPAQRGVTVIRRDGQEWRGPGFLVHDRTGDHLVWGFTGMLLDGLFDRLGWTEPWDAARELPLEYPVAEV
- a CDS encoding iron chelate uptake ABC transporter family permease subunit, producing MVLVAVLATISLFVGVADLDAFVLFASRVPRTVSLILAGAAFAITGLIMQLLTRNRFVEPGTTGATDAAGLALLAVLMAVPGVPIGAKAVAASLGAMVGVIGFLALARRIPSRSSVLVPIIGILYGGVIGAVTTFIAYRADVLQELLSWGVGDFSGILRGRYEMLYLAAAAALIAWIAADRFTVAGLGEDAARGLGLDTRAVLGLGVGIIAVVTGTMVVVTGALPFLGLIAPNIVSRLIGDNMRRAVPLVALLGASLVLACDLIGRLARFPFEIPISVVMGVVGGIVFLWMLLGGARERTGAPA
- a CDS encoding DNA glycosylase AlkZ-like family protein, with the protein product MTSSMRVLSAEQARRIIVRAQLLDADRPGDVVEVAEQLGAVKIDPTATIAPAEHTVLWSRIGWSYEAGQLVKAVEGDRLLFEFDGAFRPMSLLPLMLPAMRRWPRRASSRQWLEANARFRADVLSRLDAEGPLTAAQIPDTAQVSRAPDGWSGSNQVPHMLEFLLRQGEVAVVGREGRTRRWDLASRVYPADLPVLDDDEAARLLDERRLQAAGIAKQRSPWTPVGDAGIPIMIEGSLRRYRVDPEALAALDADEAAGADPGGRVAFLNPYDGMLADRPRLSEVFGFEYVLEQFKPKAQRRYGFFAHPILLGDRFVGMLEAEVVRGRDGDGGGLRVDAVHEFLPFEPEEHEMVRAEIDELAQWLGVEVTGAV
- a CDS encoding iron chelate uptake ABC transporter family permease subunit, coding for MTRTGTDRRAVGPAPAVADVARRALRTPERRLLALAALALLMIALFVFTDLPGRWEYALGLRGRTVAGMVIAAAAVGVATVLFQTITANRILTPGIMGFDAVFLAIQVVTAFAIGPAVLVGAPPLASWLVELVLMAGSISLLYWWLFLRRRLDLHVIVLAGLVLGVLFRSVTAFLQRLLDPDTFAIVQNLAFASFTSVDRELLVPTGVLVAAAIGSLWPIRRSLDVLSLGESAAISLGVDHRRTVMHTVLAIAVMVAASTALVGPVTFFGLLVANLAYGAVGHRHLRSIPAAIAIGAIALVGGQFVLDRLLGFGTELPVVIEFVGGLFFIALMLTGRAR
- a CDS encoding iron ABC transporter ATP-binding protein, with the translated sequence MIEIDHLTKRHGAVVAIDDVALAIGRGVTAVIGPNGAGKSTLLAAVGRLIGVDAGTARVAGLDVITAKSRALARRLAILRQDNHLAVRLSVEDLVAYGRFPHGGSGRTPVDREHVDGAIRRLDLESVRTRFLDELSGGQRQRAFVAMAIAQDADHLLLDEPLNNLDPRHSVSLMKLVRRLAAEREMTIVVVLHDINVAAQFADDIVAMRDGRVVHHGPVDEVVTAQNLAALYDTPAHVTEVAGRRVVLWE
- a CDS encoding siderophore-interacting protein, translated to MTPTHIAPTYALARQGLDMRFRFARLVERSWLTEEYVRVRLRGDDLVGFASLGADDHCRVFFPAGGEEPASVEEMRAAPSREYTPFAFGEDWLELEFAIHGEPGDRGVAAEWAATAPLGSLVGVGGPRGSMIIEGRPQVWFLAGDETAVPAIRRFAASMPADAVGTVLVEVPDAARELAVEAPAGVGVEYVHRGDARGGTALAERLDALGAEHRPDGDVFVFIASEQAIVKTGRALAVDRWGLEADRIVVKGYWKRGDVEFHAPH
- a CDS encoding APC family permease, encoding MRELFRRKPVTAPAERVGGLTRGLGTFQLAMLGVGATIGTGVFFVMHESVPLAGPAVVVAFVVAGVVAGLTAVCYAELASAVPVSGSTYAYAYATLGELVAMIVAACLVLEYGVSAAAVASGWSGYLDRLIGDLFGWHLPPALAAGPLEGGILNLPAVLLVGMCAVLLIRGTRESALVNTIMVAIKVGVLLMFAFIAITAFQVDNFADFAPHGAAGVTAAAGTIFFTFIGLDAVSTAGDEVRDPQRSLPRAIMIALATVVTVYLFVAIAAVGAQPWQDFEREEQQSAGLAVILGDVLGATWPATVLAAGAVVSIFSVTLVVLFGQTRILYAIGRDGLIPKAFARVDPRTHTPVFSTVVCAGAIALLAGLVPLSNLWDLVSMGTLVAFIVVSLGVIVLRRTRPDLERSFRVPGYPVTPILSIAACLYLIAGLGWTTYAWFAAWVAVVVAFYLLWGRRHSVLGRSAAADATGSEETNQPLDPTASP